The following are encoded in a window of Bacillus sp. SORGH_AS_0510 genomic DNA:
- a CDS encoding TetR/AcrR family transcriptional regulator produces the protein MAPIVSDEHKEERKLLILQAAKEVFIKKGYNATTIQDIINHSGVSRGGVYTYFQNTEDIFIEILRRRDLEDKWNLESIYTSGKTNWGALTFLLEQIEKNIVSQSNLLIPAI, from the coding sequence GTGGCTCCAATTGTATCAGATGAACACAAGGAAGAAAGAAAACTCCTTATTCTTCAAGCCGCAAAAGAAGTATTTATAAAAAAGGGATATAACGCAACCACGATACAAGATATCATCAATCATTCTGGTGTAAGCAGGGGTGGAGTATATACATATTTCCAAAATACCGAGGATATTTTTATTGAGATTTTAAGAAGAAGAGACTTGGAAGATAAATGGAATCTCGAAAGTATTTATACCTCAGGAAAGACAAACTGGGGAGCACTAACCTTCTTGCTTGAACAAATTGAAAAAAATATAGTAAGTCAAAGTAACCTTTTAATTCCAGCGATTTAG
- a CDS encoding sugar diacid recognition domain-containing protein — translation MKFLNKSLAQEIVDRTMQIIKRNINVMNDKGVIIGSGDASRIDSIHEGALRVIETQKEFEIEEQEAKGLHGVKAGINLPINFNGTVVGVIGITGYPNEIRSYGELVKMAAEMILQQAVLLDQMQWDERLKEELISQLLHSPENLNSLYFERVRRLGIDLEIPRIAIILAAKDRAKAFKALRDRLDRDDLLAMHPNYLILLKKVTNLDVARNRKELKKWAESVTKHLGLDTKLNIGNYHPSLTGIAESYREAVLTSFVGERMNPEKFIHFYDEYKIPVLLVKAKQLGIGADFENYYQLLKENDKKGELVETLLAYIEENGDGHAVTEKLFIHRNTLRYRMDKITEITGKDPRKIKELLELYLSVIQEIIN, via the coding sequence ATGAAATTTTTAAATAAATCATTGGCGCAGGAAATTGTTGATCGAACAATGCAAATTATCAAGCGGAATATCAATGTCATGAATGATAAGGGTGTAATTATTGGATCGGGTGATGCCTCTCGAATCGATTCAATCCACGAGGGAGCCCTTCGTGTCATTGAAACCCAGAAGGAATTTGAAATTGAGGAACAGGAAGCAAAAGGTCTACATGGGGTAAAAGCAGGTATTAATCTACCTATCAATTTTAATGGGACGGTTGTTGGAGTCATTGGTATTACAGGATATCCGAATGAAATCCGCAGCTACGGGGAACTCGTGAAAATGGCAGCGGAAATGATCCTCCAGCAGGCTGTGTTACTCGATCAAATGCAGTGGGATGAAAGGTTGAAGGAGGAATTAATCAGCCAGCTTTTGCATAGCCCTGAAAACCTCAATTCTCTTTATTTTGAGAGAGTTCGACGCTTAGGCATCGATTTGGAGATTCCGCGCATCGCAATCATCCTAGCAGCAAAGGATAGGGCAAAAGCTTTTAAGGCCTTGCGCGATCGGTTGGATAGAGATGATTTACTTGCCATGCATCCAAATTATCTAATCCTTTTAAAAAAAGTGACTAATCTAGATGTTGCTAGAAATAGAAAGGAACTGAAAAAATGGGCTGAATCTGTTACTAAGCATCTGGGACTAGATACAAAACTTAATATAGGGAACTATCACCCTTCTTTAACAGGAATAGCGGAATCTTATCGTGAAGCGGTCTTGACTTCCTTTGTAGGCGAAAGAATGAATCCAGAAAAGTTTATTCATTTTTATGACGAGTATAAAATCCCTGTTTTACTTGTTAAAGCAAAACAACTTGGTATTGGGGCGGATTTTGAAAATTATTATCAGCTATTAAAGGAGAATGACAAAAAAGGTGAATTAGTAGAAACTTTATTAGCATATATAGAGGAAAATGGTGATGGACATGCTGTTACAGAAAAATTGTTCATACATCGAAATACCTTAAGATATCGAATGGATAAAATAACAGAAATCACAGGCAAAGATCCAAGGAAGATAAAAGAGTTGCTTGAATTGTATTTATCCGTCATCCAAGAGATTATCAATTAA
- a CDS encoding ABC transporter permease: MQPIIKRIIFFVSLLVIWQIGVTVSGVSPSVMPAPTDVLNALEKGFSDKTLIYDILASFRRLFIGLGISIILGLGLGILLAKNKTADETLGTLILALQSVPSIVWLPIAIMWFGLNETSVIFIVILGATLVMTINMRIGIKNVPPLYIRAAQTMGSGGFDLFRSVIFPASIPYAVTGARLGWAFAWRALMAGEILSTGPGLGYTLKYASDFGNMSMVIAIMIIIGVIGTVVDIAFFQRVEQNVIRRWGLETTN; this comes from the coding sequence ATGCAGCCAATAATTAAACGTATTATTTTCTTTGTATCCCTACTTGTGATTTGGCAGATAGGTGTAACAGTGAGCGGTGTTTCACCATCCGTTATGCCTGCACCAACTGATGTGCTAAATGCGTTAGAAAAGGGCTTTTCTGATAAAACCTTAATCTATGATATTTTGGCGAGTTTTCGTCGCTTATTTATTGGTTTAGGCATCTCCATCATTTTAGGACTAGGCTTAGGCATTCTTTTAGCTAAAAATAAAACGGCCGATGAGACCTTAGGAACATTGATTTTAGCTCTTCAGAGTGTTCCTAGTATTGTTTGGCTTCCTATTGCCATTATGTGGTTTGGTCTAAACGAAACATCCGTCATTTTTATCGTCATTTTAGGAGCTACACTCGTTATGACGATCAATATGAGAATTGGTATTAAAAATGTACCACCACTTTATATCCGTGCCGCTCAGACTATGGGATCTGGCGGGTTTGACCTTTTTAGAAGTGTTATATTTCCAGCCTCCATACCTTATGCAGTTACTGGAGCAAGACTTGGTTGGGCATTTGCCTGGAGAGCATTAATGGCTGGGGAAATTCTCAGCACGGGACCAGGGTTAGGGTATACACTGAAATATGCTTCGGATTTTGGAAACATGAGCATGGTTATTGCCATTATGATTATCATTGGTGTAATCGGCACTGTGGTTGATATTGCTTTCTTCCAACGAGTGGAACAAAATGTTATTCGCCGTTGGGGTCTAGAAACAACAAATTAA
- a CDS encoding aliphatic sulfonate ABC transporter substrate-binding protein produces MKKRTAIISLLFLLLMGALAGCGTDQASSGSGKEEKKVVIGYFPNIDHAPAMIAREKGYYEKELGNGVKVEYKTFPDGGAFMTALKTGEIDAGLVGPGPVMNNFTNGADVKIIAGASSGGTAIVASKKSGVNSVEDFKGKTFITPGVGCTHDVQMETFLQDFGISSARIGGTLKHVTGNPAQYAAMFESGKVDIAAVPEPWASQLVKEAGAKIIVDSKKISFGTTLPNTILVSSGKKIKSDKEIIQKIVDAQNEAIAFIKKNPEEAKEITIKSIKESTKQELDKDIVDGAWKNIRFTTDVNKDVIQDFANSSVELKFLKEKPDFAALIDSQFIN; encoded by the coding sequence ATGAAGAAACGTACTGCGATTATTAGCTTATTATTCCTACTCCTAATGGGGGCATTAGCTGGATGTGGGACAGACCAAGCAAGTTCAGGGTCAGGTAAAGAAGAGAAAAAGGTCGTTATAGGCTACTTCCCTAATATTGACCATGCACCTGCCATGATTGCACGTGAAAAAGGCTACTATGAAAAAGAATTAGGGAATGGCGTGAAAGTGGAATACAAGACTTTCCCTGATGGCGGTGCCTTTATGACAGCACTGAAAACGGGTGAAATTGATGCAGGCTTAGTGGGTCCAGGACCTGTAATGAATAACTTTACAAATGGGGCTGACGTAAAAATTATTGCTGGAGCATCTTCTGGTGGTACAGCGATTGTTGCCAGTAAGAAAAGCGGAGTCAATTCTGTTGAGGATTTTAAAGGGAAAACATTTATTACACCTGGTGTAGGGTGTACACATGATGTTCAAATGGAAACTTTCTTACAAGATTTCGGTATTTCATCTGCTCGAATTGGCGGCACATTAAAGCATGTAACTGGAAATCCAGCACAATATGCAGCTATGTTTGAATCTGGAAAAGTCGACATCGCGGCGGTTCCAGAGCCATGGGCTTCACAGTTAGTAAAAGAAGCAGGTGCTAAAATCATCGTTGACAGCAAAAAGATTTCTTTCGGAACAACTTTACCGAACACAATTTTAGTATCTAGCGGTAAGAAAATCAAATCTGATAAAGAAATTATTCAAAAGATCGTTGATGCTCAAAATGAGGCGATTGCTTTTATAAAGAAAAATCCTGAAGAAGCAAAAGAAATTACCATTAAGAGTATTAAAGAAAGTACAAAACAAGAGCTTGATAAAGATATTGTTGATGGTGCTTGGAAAAATATCCGTTTTACAACAGATGTAAATAAAGATGTCATTCAAGACTTCGCAAACTCTTCTGTTGAGCTAAAGTTCTTAAAGGAAAAGCCAGATTTTGCGGCAT
- a CDS encoding ABC transporter ATP-binding protein has product MFLHINNVNKEFGNSNSVNTVLSNINLEIKEGEFVSILGPSGCGKSTLLSIVAGLTKPSNGEVFLNGEKITKPGRDRGMVFQQAALFPWMTVEENVMFALRKEMKKNEAREVAHQYLKMVQLSNYTKHSPHELSGGMQQRVSIARALSMNPKVLLMDEPFGALDEQTRSRLHIELEKIWIETRKTILFVTHSIRESIKLSDRIIVMGTRPGVVLEDIQVKIPRPRENHTQLVAKLEEKIMSLLQSEIDKVVKEELAYAANN; this is encoded by the coding sequence ATGTTTCTTCATATAAATAATGTAAATAAAGAATTCGGAAATTCAAATTCGGTCAATACAGTCCTTTCTAATATTAACCTTGAAATTAAAGAGGGAGAATTTGTTTCTATTCTTGGACCATCTGGCTGTGGGAAATCTACCTTATTATCAATTGTTGCGGGTTTAACCAAGCCTTCAAATGGTGAGGTATTTCTGAACGGTGAGAAAATTACCAAGCCAGGGAGAGACCGAGGAATGGTATTCCAACAAGCTGCTTTATTTCCATGGATGACCGTAGAAGAGAATGTGATGTTCGCGCTTCGAAAGGAAATGAAAAAGAATGAGGCAAGAGAAGTTGCTCATCAATACTTAAAGATGGTACAGCTAAGTAACTATACCAAGCACTCTCCACATGAATTATCCGGTGGGATGCAGCAACGTGTATCTATCGCTAGAGCATTGTCAATGAATCCAAAGGTATTACTCATGGATGAACCGTTTGGTGCTCTTGATGAACAAACAAGATCAAGACTTCATATTGAATTAGAAAAAATTTGGATTGAAACAAGAAAAACAATTCTATTTGTTACACATAGTATTCGTGAATCAATTAAGTTATCTGACAGAATTATTGTCATGGGAACAAGGCCTGGTGTGGTTTTAGAAGACATTCAGGTAAAAATACCAAGGCCTCGTGAAAACCATACACAATTGGTTGCAAAATTAGAGGAAAAGATTATGAGTTTACTACAATCTGAGATTGATAAAGTTGTAAAAGAGGAACTAGCTTATGCAGCCAATAATTAA
- a CDS encoding NADH-dependent flavin oxidoreductase, which produces MNSKYTGLFEPFSFRSGVSLKNRIVMAPMTNFSSNPDGTVTDAEVNYYARRSGGVGMVITACTYVTANGKGFHGEFGGDRDDLIPSLRQLALGIKEKGAKTILQIFHGGRQVPPELVPNGDVVSASAIPADGAGKPTPRELSDQEIESIIKDFGETTRRAIEAGYDGVEIHGANGYLIQQFFSPHSNRREDRWGGSIEKRLTFPLAVVDEVKRVAKEHAKGPFVIGYRFSPEEAETPGITMADTLVLIDALAKKDLDYLHVSLQDFWSKPRRGVDDTRSRIEIIQDRVGSQVPVIGVGSIYTVDDAAKAFQTGVPLLALGREIIIDPDWVQKVAEGRENEINTKIDKDKQQELVIPDPLWQAIVHTPGWFPGIE; this is translated from the coding sequence ATGAATTCAAAGTATACGGGATTGTTTGAGCCGTTCTCGTTTAGAAGTGGCGTTTCATTGAAAAATCGGATAGTCATGGCTCCTATGACAAATTTTTCTTCTAATCCAGATGGCACGGTCACTGATGCAGAGGTAAATTATTATGCTAGGCGTTCTGGTGGAGTCGGAATGGTTATTACAGCCTGTACCTATGTAACAGCCAACGGGAAAGGGTTTCATGGCGAATTCGGTGGGGACCGCGATGATTTGATCCCTAGTTTAAGGCAATTAGCTCTGGGCATTAAAGAAAAAGGGGCAAAAACCATTCTACAAATTTTCCATGGTGGTCGTCAGGTGCCACCGGAATTAGTGCCGAATGGGGATGTTGTTAGTGCAAGTGCAATCCCAGCTGATGGTGCAGGAAAGCCTACACCAAGAGAACTCTCGGATCAGGAAATAGAATCCATCATTAAAGACTTTGGTGAGACCACCCGCCGAGCGATTGAAGCAGGTTACGATGGTGTAGAAATTCACGGAGCAAACGGATACTTAATACAGCAATTTTTCTCTCCACACTCCAACCGCCGTGAAGACCGTTGGGGTGGAAGTATTGAGAAACGGTTAACCTTTCCGTTGGCGGTTGTTGATGAAGTGAAAAGGGTTGCAAAAGAACATGCGAAAGGACCATTTGTCATTGGATATCGGTTCTCTCCTGAAGAGGCAGAAACTCCTGGAATTACCATGGCTGATACATTAGTTTTAATTGATGCCTTAGCTAAAAAGGACTTAGATTATCTGCATGTTTCCCTACAGGATTTCTGGTCTAAACCGAGACGGGGTGTTGATGACACGCGCTCTCGAATAGAAATTATTCAAGATCGGGTGGGCAGCCAAGTTCCGGTCATTGGCGTTGGTTCCATCTATACGGTAGACGATGCCGCGAAAGCCTTCCAAACTGGAGTGCCTTTACTTGCCTTAGGTCGTGAAATCATTATTGATCCTGATTGGGTACAAAAGGTGGCTGAAGGAAGGGAAAATGAAATAAATACGAAGATTGATAAAGATAAGCAACAGGAGCTAGTGATACCTGATCCCCTTTGGCAAGCGATTGTTCACACACCAGGTTGGTTTCCAGGAATTGAATAG
- a CDS encoding glycerate kinase gives MKIVIAPDSYKESLSALEVAEAIEKGFKYHFPDAEYVKIPMADGGEGTVQSLVDATDGEIIRKTVTGPLGDPVEAFFGILGNQRTAVIEMAAASGLHLVPQEKRNPLQTTTRGTGELISAALDYGVDHIIIGIGGSATNDGGAGMAKALGIRLNDRNGMEIGEGGGSLGELASIDHTHLDPRLVNVSIEVACDVDNPLTGERGASAIFGPQKGATPTMVKQLDRNLDHYADIIARELGKNIKDVAGAGAAGGLGAGLLAFLPSVLKRGVDIVIDATGLAEMVEDADLVITGEGKIDHQTIFGKTPIGVAKTAKKFEVPVVGIAGNLGKDSQVVHDHGIDAIFSIVPGVVVLDDAFKHAAEYVERTAANIAAVWKMKG, from the coding sequence ATGAAGATTGTTATTGCACCTGATTCTTATAAAGAAAGTTTATCAGCTTTAGAGGTTGCAGAAGCAATTGAAAAAGGCTTTAAATATCATTTTCCTGATGCAGAATATGTAAAAATCCCGATGGCAGATGGTGGAGAAGGGACCGTTCAATCCCTTGTCGATGCAACGGATGGAGAAATTATTCGAAAAACAGTAACTGGTCCACTCGGTGACCCTGTAGAAGCGTTCTTCGGAATTCTTGGTAATCAGCGTACAGCCGTGATTGAAATGGCGGCAGCTTCTGGTTTACATTTAGTACCACAGGAGAAACGAAATCCTTTACAGACAACAACGAGAGGCACAGGAGAATTAATCTCCGCTGCTCTAGATTATGGTGTAGACCATATTATTATCGGTATTGGTGGAAGTGCCACGAATGATGGTGGTGCAGGGATGGCTAAAGCATTAGGGATAAGGTTGAACGATAGGAATGGTATGGAAATTGGTGAAGGCGGCGGTTCGCTTGGAGAATTGGCTTCCATTGACCACACTCATTTAGATCCACGTTTAGTAAATGTAAGTATTGAAGTAGCCTGTGATGTAGATAATCCACTAACAGGTGAAAGAGGAGCTTCCGCCATTTTTGGTCCGCAAAAAGGAGCGACTCCAACGATGGTTAAACAATTAGACCGGAATCTTGATCACTATGCAGACATTATTGCTCGTGAGCTAGGAAAAAATATTAAAGATGTAGCTGGAGCAGGAGCTGCTGGGGGACTTGGGGCTGGTTTGTTAGCCTTCTTGCCTTCTGTATTAAAACGGGGTGTCGATATCGTAATCGATGCAACAGGCTTAGCTGAAATGGTGGAAGATGCTGATTTAGTGATCACTGGGGAAGGGAAAATCGATCACCAAACCATATTTGGTAAGACACCAATCGGAGTGGCTAAGACGGCTAAGAAGTTTGAGGTGCCTGTAGTTGGCATTGCTGGAAACCTTGGAAAAGATAGTCAAGTTGTACATGACCATGGAATTGATGCCATTTTTAGTATTGTTCCAGGTGTCGTAGTATTAGATGATGCCTTTAAGCACGCGGCGGAATATGTAGAAAGAACGGCCGCTAATATCGCTGCTGTTTGGAAGATGAAAGGATAA
- a CDS encoding SpoIID/LytB domain-containing protein — MNFLGNKSELTLKPIGDFNTSNQNIILKSGSTYLLKLQNEKLYLYKDNNLLESFTSLSTTPIQASSQLSINDRPYLGSFDFLIENNKYIRPLNSISMENYLKGVVPIEMYPFWNIDALKTQAVAARTYAMSYNKRGVIDDTILYQVYGGYIWTPNTTRAVDETKGQVAEYNGRLIDAVYSASNGGRTESNANAWGTSAVPYMTIKLDPYDPKTNWKFSFHQTQIDITSLDLSKPSDWWSSTKEVDSTISSNIKMWLTNNGYANTEIKILSIPEFSLHSVGSGGRVTKGNITVEFYVKDKIDAEGNLEKQHVSFANISASKVRSIIGNRMMLSYLVNEMKTENGLFSVSGTGDGHGVGMSQWGAQNMAGAGKSYQEILKFYYPGITVAQMYEGNGQSISAAKKIGWMKEQGKWYFIQTNGIKATGWLKDANKWYYLDQNGKMLTGWQKVSGKWYFLKLDGAMATGWIKDHNKWYYLTSSGAMATGWINDHGKKYYLTPNGAMVQNKQYINGKWYTFHTSGYLL; from the coding sequence ATGAATTTTTTAGGCAACAAATCAGAACTAACCTTAAAACCTATAGGTGACTTTAATACGAGTAACCAAAATATCATTTTGAAATCAGGTAGTACTTATCTACTTAAACTGCAAAATGAGAAATTATATTTATATAAAGATAATAATCTCCTGGAATCATTTACATCTTTATCTACTACACCAATACAAGCGAGTTCACAACTCTCCATCAATGATCGTCCCTATTTAGGAAGCTTTGATTTTTTAATCGAAAACAATAAATACATTCGACCTCTAAACTCCATTTCAATGGAAAATTATTTAAAGGGTGTTGTCCCGATTGAAATGTACCCGTTTTGGAACATCGATGCATTAAAAACACAAGCGGTTGCAGCAAGAACGTATGCTATGAGTTATAACAAACGAGGAGTCATCGATGATACGATTTTATATCAAGTATACGGTGGATATATCTGGACGCCGAATACAACAAGAGCAGTGGATGAAACCAAAGGACAGGTTGCTGAGTATAATGGCCGTTTAATAGATGCCGTTTATTCTGCCAGTAATGGCGGAAGGACAGAAAGTAACGCGAATGCGTGGGGTACAAGCGCCGTGCCATATATGACAATTAAACTAGATCCATATGATCCGAAAACCAACTGGAAATTCTCATTTCACCAAACACAAATTGATATTACCTCATTAGATTTATCTAAACCATCTGATTGGTGGTCTTCTACAAAAGAAGTGGATTCAACAATCTCATCTAATATTAAAATGTGGCTAACTAATAATGGTTATGCAAACACAGAAATAAAAATTTTATCCATTCCTGAATTCTCACTTCATAGCGTAGGTTCTGGTGGGCGAGTGACAAAGGGAAACATAACGGTAGAGTTTTATGTAAAAGATAAGATAGATGCCGAAGGAAACTTAGAAAAGCAACACGTGTCATTCGCTAATATCAGTGCTTCAAAAGTTCGATCCATTATTGGTAACCGAATGATGCTTAGTTATTTAGTAAACGAAATGAAAACAGAAAATGGTTTGTTTAGTGTTTCCGGTACAGGTGACGGCCATGGTGTGGGAATGAGCCAATGGGGTGCTCAAAACATGGCAGGAGCAGGAAAAAGCTATCAAGAGATTTTAAAGTTTTATTATCCAGGAATCACTGTTGCTCAAATGTATGAAGGAAATGGCCAATCCATTTCGGCAGCTAAAAAGATTGGCTGGATGAAAGAGCAAGGAAAGTGGTACTTCATCCAGACAAATGGCATTAAAGCTACAGGATGGTTAAAGGATGCCAACAAGTGGTATTATCTTGACCAAAATGGCAAAATGTTAACCGGTTGGCAGAAAGTTAGTGGCAAATGGTACTTTTTAAAATTAGATGGAGCAATGGCAACCGGCTGGATAAAGGATCATAATAAGTGGTATTATCTAACCTCTTCAGGTGCCATGGCTACCGGCTGGATAAATGATCATGGAAAGAAGTATTATTTAACTCCAAACGGTGCAATGGTACAAAACAAACAATATATTAATGGCAAATGGTATACCTTTCATACAAGTGGATATTTACTATAA
- a CDS encoding transglutaminase-like domain-containing protein: protein MRKLIVLFLGAYAFFYLGQRDLLPSIDQIKNFLEYLDSPLQEQAEPENQETPPQVSSQETVDEPNTETSIPTTSDGKYKPTEIQTYLVTVNHGKLVVTGKPTPYGKFNKADGVILFIQEQRADKKTTIKVPFTKGKVHYEYPLTYSVGDVIINVDEYYNGKEDDPNRVLGYAEYHLTDGDPYLLPSFMVQSNDPGLVALAQNITNGKKTDEEKSKAIFSWVAKNVSYNAPLVNSTNPPMYTALQAYQTRNVLCSGYAHLSAALHRAVGIKTKVSYGENHAWNEVLLNGVWRSEDPTYGSGFINANTQQFVHHYQPAYFSKTDKHKEGEYPW, encoded by the coding sequence TTGAGAAAACTCATCGTACTATTTCTAGGTGCCTATGCATTTTTTTATCTTGGACAAAGAGACCTTCTTCCTTCTATAGATCAAATTAAAAATTTCCTGGAGTATTTGGATTCTCCATTACAAGAACAGGCAGAGCCCGAGAATCAGGAGACACCTCCTCAGGTATCAAGTCAGGAGACAGTGGATGAACCAAATACGGAGACATCCATCCCAACCACTTCGGATGGGAAGTATAAACCGACTGAGATCCAAACCTACTTAGTAACCGTAAATCACGGAAAATTAGTTGTTACAGGCAAACCAACACCATATGGCAAATTTAATAAGGCAGATGGTGTTATTTTATTTATCCAAGAACAGCGTGCAGATAAGAAGACGACGATTAAGGTCCCTTTTACTAAAGGGAAGGTTCATTATGAATATCCGCTTACGTATTCAGTAGGGGATGTGATCATTAATGTGGATGAGTATTATAATGGAAAAGAAGATGATCCTAACCGGGTTCTTGGTTATGCAGAATATCATTTAACCGATGGAGATCCATATTTATTGCCAAGCTTTATGGTACAGAGTAATGACCCTGGTTTGGTGGCACTTGCACAAAACATCACAAATGGAAAAAAAACAGATGAAGAAAAATCTAAAGCCATTTTCTCTTGGGTGGCAAAAAATGTTTCCTATAATGCGCCATTGGTTAATTCGACCAATCCACCTATGTACACCGCGCTTCAAGCGTATCAAACTCGAAATGTTCTTTGTTCAGGATATGCTCATTTAAGTGCAGCTCTGCACCGTGCGGTAGGAATAAAAACGAAAGTATCTTATGGAGAAAACCATGCTTGGAATGAAGTGCTGCTGAATGGGGTTTGGCGCTCAGAAGACCCTACCTATGGTTCCGGATTTATCAACGCGAACACACAGCAATTCGTCCATCATTATCAACCCGCTTATTTTTCAAAAACGGATAAACACAAGGAAGGCGAATATCCGTGGTAG
- a CDS encoding GntP family permease yields MDAHIQVSALGAICALVIAIVLILKKVSPAYGMIAGALIGGLIGGVDITNTVTLMMEGAKGIIPAVLRILAAGILAGVLIESGAAAVIAETIVKKLGETRALLALAVATLILTAVGVFIDVAVITVSPIALAIAKRAGISKTAILLAMIGGGKAGNIMSPNPNAIAASDAFKVPLTSIMAAGIIPAIFGLAVTYFIAKKLVKKGSTIKDVEIQAHTGGKLPLFLPAIVAPLITIILLALRPLFDISIDPMIALPVGGIVGALVMGRGRKINEYAVSGLGKMSGVAIMLLGTGTLAGIIANSGLKDLLIEGLNTLGLPGYVLAPVSGIFMSAATASTTAGTAVASQVFSGTILGMGVSAIAGAAMIHAGATVLDHLPHGSFFHATGGSVNMEIKERLKVIPYETLVGLTMAIISTLIYGVFHFFG; encoded by the coding sequence ATGGATGCACATATTCAAGTAAGCGCTTTAGGTGCCATTTGTGCACTTGTAATTGCCATTGTTTTAATCTTAAAAAAGGTCTCACCTGCATATGGGATGATTGCCGGAGCGTTAATTGGCGGACTCATAGGCGGAGTGGACATTACAAATACCGTAACTTTAATGATGGAAGGTGCCAAAGGGATTATTCCAGCTGTACTTCGAATTTTAGCTGCTGGTATTTTAGCAGGTGTCTTAATTGAATCAGGGGCGGCTGCGGTCATCGCTGAGACAATTGTTAAAAAACTAGGAGAAACAAGAGCCTTACTTGCACTTGCTGTAGCGACATTAATCTTAACAGCTGTTGGAGTATTCATTGATGTTGCCGTTATTACTGTTTCACCGATTGCTCTAGCCATTGCTAAAAGAGCTGGGATTTCTAAAACTGCTATCCTGCTTGCTATGATTGGCGGAGGTAAAGCGGGGAACATTATGTCACCAAACCCAAATGCGATTGCAGCTTCAGATGCCTTTAAAGTTCCATTGACTTCCATAATGGCTGCTGGTATTATTCCTGCCATTTTTGGACTGGCTGTGACTTATTTTATTGCCAAAAAGCTTGTGAAAAAAGGTTCTACTATCAAAGATGTTGAAATCCAAGCACACACTGGTGGAAAACTTCCGCTATTTTTACCTGCGATTGTTGCTCCACTAATAACCATTATATTATTAGCACTTAGACCATTGTTCGATATTAGTATTGACCCAATGATTGCCCTACCTGTGGGAGGAATCGTGGGTGCACTCGTTATGGGAAGAGGAAGAAAAATTAACGAGTATGCGGTATCCGGATTAGGAAAGATGTCAGGAGTCGCGATTATGTTATTAGGAACGGGAACACTTGCTGGAATTATTGCAAATTCTGGATTAAAAGATTTGTTAATTGAAGGGTTAAATACACTTGGCCTTCCTGGTTATGTCCTTGCTCCTGTTTCAGGTATCTTTATGTCAGCTGCAACGGCTTCAACGACTGCAGGAACAGCGGTAGCAAGCCAAGTATTCAGTGGCACAATCCTAGGAATGGGTGTATCGGCTATTGCGGGGGCTGCTATGATTCATGCAGGGGCTACTGTGTTAGACCACCTGCCACACGGAAGCTTTTTCCATGCAACTGGCGGTAGTGTGAACATGGAAATAAAAGAGCGCTTAAAAGTTATTCCGTATGAAACGCTTGTTGGTTTAACAATGGCCATTATATCAACCTTAATTTATGGAGTGTTTCACTTTTTTGGATAA